In Mastigocladopsis repens PCC 10914, a single window of DNA contains:
- a CDS encoding choice-of-anchor E domain-containing protein, with product MTALTGIVATTGVAHAATVTYTTAYDAPTDGTVPYAGFGYTDIIDAPLSIQKFDSSLGTLNSVTIDFIGDLKGDAGFENKSPQSSTVTVDLSGTLKLQLPDGTSVVELNPQQDYSYNVTGYDDTTDYAGTSGKTVEGLTASQSDTKTYTDSNSLQTFTGSDDLDLLFSATAKSTVSGSGNIFSYVTTYAKSSIQVTYDYQERKKVPEPSAILGLGFVTGVGLWSQRKRIEARMRHS from the coding sequence ATGACCGCATTGACAGGCATCGTGGCAACTACTGGAGTGGCTCATGCGGCTACAGTCACATATACCACAGCATACGATGCGCCTACAGACGGGACAGTACCTTACGCAGGTTTTGGTTATACAGATATTATTGATGCACCTTTAAGTATTCAAAAGTTTGACTCGTCTCTTGGTACACTTAATAGCGTCACGATAGATTTTATCGGCGACCTGAAAGGAGATGCAGGGTTTGAAAACAAAAGCCCACAATCATCTACAGTCACAGTGGATCTTTCCGGCACGTTAAAATTACAACTGCCTGATGGGACATCTGTTGTTGAGCTTAATCCGCAACAGGATTACAGTTACAATGTCACCGGATATGATGACACGACTGATTACGCTGGTACCTCTGGTAAGACTGTTGAGGGGCTAACAGCAAGCCAGTCTGATACAAAAACTTACACAGACAGCAACTCATTACAGACTTTTACTGGTTCCGACGACCTAGACTTGTTGTTCTCCGCAACAGCGAAATCAACTGTTTCTGGATCGGGTAATATCTTTTCTTATGTCACAACATATGCTAAAAGCAGTATCCAAGTCACATATGACTACCAAGAGCGGAAGAAGGTACCGGAACCCTCTGCCATACTTGGGTTAGGTTTTGTGACAGGGGTTGGTTTGTGGTCCCAGAGAAAGAGAATTGAGGCAAGAATGCGTCATTCTTGA
- the dacB gene encoding D-alanyl-D-alanine carboxypeptidase/D-alanyl-D-alanine endopeptidase: MPKRISLGFLLVFLGSQVGITLKPVQAQTQVVPITTTTKTVCPAQLGADVDAVINRPLFSRARWGILVQPLSSPQTLYSRDAQKYFTPASTTKLLTTAAALQQLGTNFRFRTSVYRGGNGVLSVVGRGDPSLTDAQLAALAKQLKERGIRIANQLIADDTYIRGDIVHPSWQWEDIQSDYGAPINSLILNQNVSSIRLLPQSVGKPLKVIWVDIHEDRQWQVINQSVTTAENQPTFINVTRDLKGQTLRIQGQLALNSEPALVSLPVLAPAEYFLRRFRSTLIAEKIPVLQTFVSSTQGKNEEELANVESPPLSELVAQTNINSNNLFAESLLRALAIKKTPVENQSSADAGLEVMKTTLTQMGVDSAGYSLVDGSGLSRKDLVSPEALVQTLQAMAKSPAALVYRASLPVAARSGTLKNRFQDTPAEGIVQAKTGSMGGVVSLAGYVNAPRYGRVVFSIMVNQTEQPARVVRQAVDEIVVLLAQLQRC; encoded by the coding sequence ATGCCTAAAAGAATTTCTCTTGGGTTCCTGCTTGTGTTTTTGGGCAGCCAGGTAGGTATTACTCTCAAACCAGTTCAAGCACAAACACAAGTCGTACCTATAACAACTACCACGAAAACAGTTTGCCCCGCCCAACTAGGAGCAGATGTGGATGCTGTGATTAATCGTCCTCTATTCAGTCGGGCACGTTGGGGCATTTTAGTACAACCTCTGTCTTCTCCCCAAACTCTTTACAGTCGAGATGCCCAAAAATACTTTACCCCGGCTTCCACGACTAAACTGCTGACAACTGCGGCTGCACTACAGCAACTAGGTACAAATTTTCGCTTTCGCACCTCTGTGTATCGCGGTGGTAACGGTGTGTTGTCTGTTGTGGGTAGGGGAGATCCCAGTTTGACTGATGCACAATTAGCAGCTTTGGCAAAGCAGTTGAAGGAGAGGGGTATTCGGATAGCCAATCAGTTGATTGCTGATGATACTTACATTCGAGGAGATATTGTTCACCCCTCCTGGCAATGGGAGGATATACAGTCAGACTATGGCGCACCCATTAACAGCCTAATTTTGAATCAAAATGTTTCTAGTATAAGACTTCTGCCGCAAAGTGTAGGCAAACCTCTCAAAGTTATCTGGGTTGATATCCATGAGGATAGACAGTGGCAAGTTATTAATCAGTCGGTAACCACAGCAGAAAACCAACCAACGTTCATCAATGTTACCCGTGACTTGAAAGGACAAACTTTGCGAATTCAAGGGCAATTGGCGCTCAATTCCGAGCCTGCGTTAGTTAGTTTACCTGTTCTTGCTCCTGCTGAATATTTCTTGCGTCGTTTTCGTAGTACTTTAATAGCAGAGAAAATTCCCGTTCTACAGACGTTTGTATCATCTACTCAGGGCAAGAATGAAGAGGAATTAGCTAATGTGGAATCTCCTCCACTCTCAGAACTTGTCGCACAAACAAATATCAATAGTAATAATCTCTTTGCTGAGTCATTGTTGAGAGCATTAGCTATTAAAAAAACACCAGTTGAAAATCAAAGTTCTGCTGATGCGGGTTTGGAAGTTATGAAGACAACGCTTACCCAAATGGGAGTTGATTCAGCGGGTTACTCTTTGGTAGACGGTTCGGGGTTATCTCGTAAAGACTTGGTGAGTCCAGAAGCGTTGGTTCAAACTTTGCAAGCAATGGCAAAATCACCAGCAGCATTGGTGTATCGAGCATCTTTACCCGTTGCAGCCAGAAGTGGGACTCTGAAAAATCGCTTTCAAGACACACCTGCTGAGGGCATTGTACAAGCGAAAACAGGCTCGATGGGCGGTGTTGTTTCCTTGGCAGGATATGTGAATGCGCCTAGGTACGGTCGAGTCGTTTTTAGTATTATGGTGAATCAAACCGAACAGCCTGCAAGGGTTGTAAGGCAAGCAGTTGATGAGATTGTGGTGTTGTTAGCTCAACTGCAACGTTGTTAA
- a CDS encoding metal ABC transporter permease: MLQALIEPLQYGFMQRSLVIAILVGLLCAVVGSYLMVQRLALLGDAISHSVLPGLAIAFLVGANIYFGAFIAGVISTMAIAWIRTRSPIKEDAAMGIVFSAFFALGITLITVIQKDNKIDLNHFLFGNILGVTIQEVRDTAIIAAVVLLTVFLLYKELLFYTFDPLGAKAAGLPVNRLNFGLMLLIALTIVASMKAVGVILVLSLLITPGATAYLLVKRLHQVMILGAFLGVFSSICGMYLSYFYNFPSGPAIVLVVSGLFLLAMLFSPRHGVLIIRH; the protein is encoded by the coding sequence ATATTGCAAGCTTTGATTGAGCCTCTACAATACGGCTTTATGCAGCGATCGCTTGTCATTGCCATTTTAGTAGGTTTATTATGTGCAGTTGTTGGTAGCTACTTAATGGTGCAACGGTTAGCTTTGCTGGGTGATGCTATCAGTCACTCGGTTTTACCAGGACTGGCGATCGCTTTTTTGGTGGGAGCGAATATTTACTTTGGGGCATTTATTGCTGGTGTCATCAGTACAATGGCGATCGCGTGGATTAGGACACGTTCTCCTATTAAAGAAGACGCCGCAATGGGGATAGTTTTTTCTGCATTTTTTGCCCTTGGGATCACTCTCATTACTGTTATTCAAAAAGACAATAAAATTGACCTCAATCACTTCCTTTTTGGAAATATTCTCGGTGTGACCATTCAGGAAGTGCGTGATACTGCCATCATTGCGGCTGTAGTTTTGTTAACTGTCTTTTTATTATACAAAGAACTACTATTTTATACGTTTGACCCTTTAGGTGCGAAAGCAGCAGGATTACCAGTCAATCGCCTCAATTTTGGACTCATGCTGCTGATTGCTCTTACTATCGTCGCCAGCATGAAAGCTGTAGGTGTCATCCTAGTACTCTCTCTTTTGATTACACCAGGAGCAACTGCCTACTTATTAGTGAAACGCCTCCATCAGGTGATGATTTTGGGGGCGTTTCTTGGTGTATTTTCTAGTATTTGTGGGATGTATCTCAGCTATTTTTACAATTTTCCCTCAGGACCAGCGATTGTTTTAGTCGTATCGGGATTATTTTTGTTAGCTATGCTATTTAGTCCTAGACATGGTGTTTTGATAATTCGTCATTAA
- a CDS encoding Uma2 family endonuclease yields MVSQPLATTPSEVIYPESDGKPMADNTKQFRWIIVIQQNLDWLYADDPNVFVAGDLLWYPLKGRNNIVTAPDVMVAFGRPKGDRGSYKQWEEDNIPPQVVFEILSPSNSSTEMEKKLLFYDRYGVQEYYIYDPDKNTLKGWLRTEDGLDAIREIANWVSPRLSIRFDMSDEELQIYRPDGSKFFSYAEVNAQLEQEKQRAEQAQQELEAERQRSQNLEDVLKRYRDRFGDLPQ; encoded by the coding sequence ATGGTTTCTCAACCTCTAGCAACAACTCCATCAGAAGTTATTTACCCGGAAAGCGACGGCAAGCCAATGGCAGATAATACCAAGCAGTTTCGCTGGATTATAGTGATTCAGCAAAATCTCGATTGGTTATACGCTGATGACCCAAATGTCTTTGTTGCTGGGGACTTGTTATGGTATCCGCTAAAGGGTCGCAATAATATTGTCACAGCACCAGATGTGATGGTAGCATTCGGTAGACCAAAGGGAGACCGTGGTTCATATAAACAATGGGAGGAAGACAACATCCCACCACAAGTCGTCTTTGAAATCCTCTCTCCTAGTAACAGTTCGACTGAAATGGAGAAAAAGCTCCTGTTTTATGACCGCTACGGAGTTCAGGAGTATTACATCTACGACCCAGATAAGAATACTTTGAAAGGTTGGTTAAGAACAGAGGACGGATTGGATGCCATTAGAGAGATTGCGAACTGGGTGAGTCCTCGATTGAGTATCAGGTTTGATATGTCTGATGAGGAGTTGCAGATTTATCGTCCCGATGGTAGCAAATTTTTCTCTTACGCTGAGGTGAACGCGCAGCTAGAACAGGAAAAGCAACGCGCTGAACAAGCACAACAAGAATTAGAAGCAGAACGCCAGCGATCGCAAAACCTAGAGGATGTGTTAAAAAGGTATCGTGATCGCTTTGGCGATTTGCCTCAGTGA
- a CDS encoding DNA double-strand break repair nuclease NurA, with translation MLDLTKITGQMQGLSQHLTQEAAASRQRLELAQKHFQNALECQEELVQRQEKWRDRILFANATPIEPLNTCIDIPVPPKIHTVIATDGSQIAPSHHEIAYCYLLNMGRVVLHYGQNRYPVLDSLPEIFYRPEDLYLSRKWGIRTEEWMSFRRTASEAMVLSELACSVKEGQENQEVPTLAMVDGSLIYWFLEQLPLDARAHILPPILEAWGKLREAQIPLMGYVSASRNVEGMNFLRLLACPHTVPDCASFCPNQLEKVPCKVFEPLRDTTLLSTQLKPGQRGCLWRSNVRILELYEDQQVYFCYVHVGTEIARIEVPSWVAQNTAMFDSALGLMLGQVQKGYGYPVAIAEAHNQAVVRGGDKARFFALLERQMIKAGIKNVGTSYKEARKRGSIA, from the coding sequence ATGCTTGACCTTACTAAAATCACAGGACAAATGCAGGGTTTGAGTCAACATCTGACGCAAGAGGCTGCTGCTAGTCGCCAGCGTTTAGAATTGGCTCAAAAACATTTTCAAAACGCTTTGGAATGTCAGGAAGAGTTAGTGCAGCGACAGGAAAAATGGCGCGATCGCATCCTGTTTGCCAATGCGACTCCTATAGAACCACTCAACACCTGCATTGATATTCCAGTTCCCCCGAAAATTCATACCGTCATTGCGACCGATGGTTCCCAAATAGCGCCCAGTCACCACGAAATTGCTTACTGCTATCTTCTCAACATGGGTAGAGTTGTTTTACACTACGGTCAAAACCGTTACCCAGTTCTAGATAGTTTGCCGGAGATATTTTATCGCCCCGAAGATTTATATCTTTCTCGTAAGTGGGGTATTCGTACTGAAGAATGGATGAGTTTTCGCCGGACAGCAAGTGAAGCAATGGTATTATCAGAACTGGCTTGCAGTGTAAAAGAGGGACAAGAAAACCAAGAAGTCCCCACGCTGGCGATGGTGGATGGTTCGTTGATTTACTGGTTTTTAGAACAACTGCCCTTAGATGCACGCGCTCACATTTTACCCCCCATCTTAGAAGCTTGGGGAAAGTTGCGGGAAGCGCAAATCCCCTTGATGGGCTACGTGAGTGCTTCTCGTAATGTCGAAGGGATGAACTTTTTGCGTCTTTTAGCTTGTCCCCACACAGTACCAGATTGTGCCAGCTTTTGCCCCAATCAATTAGAAAAAGTTCCTTGCAAGGTCTTTGAACCTTTACGAGATACAACTCTTTTGTCCACCCAACTCAAGCCAGGACAACGCGGGTGCTTATGGCGCAGTAACGTTCGCATTCTTGAGTTGTATGAAGACCAGCAAGTTTACTTTTGTTACGTTCATGTAGGTACTGAAATTGCCCGGATAGAAGTCCCATCATGGGTAGCCCAAAACACAGCGATGTTTGACTCTGCACTGGGACTCATGTTAGGACAGGTGCAGAAAGGATATGGCTACCCAGTGGCGATCGCCGAGGCGCACAATCAGGCGGTGGTACGTGGTGGAGATAAGGCGCGCTTTTTTGCCCTTCTCGAACGACAAATGATTAAAGCTGGCATAAAGAATGTAGGAACTTCTTACAAGGAAGCACGTAAGCGGGGAAGTATTGCTTAA
- a CDS encoding glycosyltransferase family 4 protein, with protein sequence MKIAQIAPLWERVPPSTYGGIELVVSRLTDELVRRGHDVTLFASGDSQTLAKLQAVYPRALRLDPDIKEGVMYEVLQASQVYQQAAEFDIIHSHVGIWALPLANMVSTPTVHTLHGIFTNDNSKVFSLHRTQPYISISDAQRQLDLNYVSTVYNGIKIEDYPFVAQPQEPPYLAFLGRLSPEKGPQHAITIAKQAGWRLKIAGKVDVVDTEFFEKEIAPHIDGQQIEYLGELGHAAKVELLGNAAITLFPITWREPFGLVMIESMATGTPVIGMNMGSVPEVIAHGTTGFVCPSYEQMVDMIPAALELNRQGCREYVENCFTVTQMVDGYEAVYENILKERTPKNGLIHALKTSLGSIASVK encoded by the coding sequence ATGAAAATTGCTCAAATAGCCCCCTTGTGGGAACGGGTTCCACCTTCAACTTACGGAGGAATTGAACTCGTAGTGAGTCGCCTGACTGATGAACTGGTACGTCGCGGTCATGATGTCACTTTGTTTGCCTCTGGCGATTCGCAAACATTGGCTAAGTTACAAGCAGTTTATCCGCGTGCATTGCGCTTAGACCCAGATATCAAAGAGGGAGTGATGTACGAAGTACTGCAAGCTAGCCAGGTTTACCAACAAGCGGCAGAATTCGACATCATTCATTCCCATGTGGGGATATGGGCGTTGCCATTAGCAAATATGGTGTCAACACCTACAGTACACACCCTGCATGGCATCTTCACCAATGACAACAGCAAAGTATTTTCCCTTCATCGAACGCAACCATATATCAGCATTAGTGATGCCCAGCGTCAACTAGACCTGAATTACGTCAGCACTGTATACAACGGCATCAAAATCGAAGATTACCCTTTTGTAGCACAACCACAAGAACCTCCATATCTGGCATTTCTAGGACGCTTGTCGCCAGAAAAAGGACCACAACATGCGATCACCATTGCAAAACAAGCAGGTTGGCGCTTGAAGATAGCTGGTAAGGTTGATGTGGTAGACACAGAGTTTTTTGAAAAAGAGATTGCCCCGCACATCGATGGTCAGCAAATTGAATACCTGGGTGAATTAGGCCATGCAGCCAAAGTTGAACTCCTGGGGAATGCAGCCATAACTCTGTTTCCCATCACCTGGCGAGAACCCTTCGGCTTGGTGATGATTGAGTCAATGGCAACTGGTACACCAGTGATTGGCATGAATATGGGTTCTGTACCAGAAGTCATTGCCCATGGAACAACAGGTTTTGTTTGCCCTAGTTATGAACAAATGGTGGATATGATTCCTGCTGCTTTGGAATTAAACCGTCAAGGGTGTCGCGAATACGTAGAAAATTGCTTTACCGTGACCCAGATGGTGGATGGGTATGAGGCGGTTTATGAAAACATCCTCAAAGAACGCACTCCCAAGAATGGACTCATTCATGCCCTAAAAACCTCATTGGGATCAATAGCTTCTGTGAAGTGA
- a CDS encoding metal ABC transporter substrate-binding protein — translation MKVILEKEGSSIYRNVFIHIPLLCLGIVLSFALSSCTQQNSSSSSASNDKPKVVATSTIIADLTQEIGGDEIKLTGILKPGTDPHVYEPVPKDTQVMEEANLILYNGYNLEPGLIKLMKSAGGKARQLPVGEVVKPLQLNEGAKGKVPDPHVWGDVKNAIAMVNAIRDALIKLSPQDKEEFTKKAQQLTDELKQLDSWVKVQIQTIPADKRKLVTTHDAFQYYGRAYQIPIAGTLIGISTEEQPSAQTVQRLVEEIKKIGVPAIFAETTINPALIQTVAEEAKIKLAPRELYSDSIGAPGGEGDTYIKMIEANTRTIVEALGGKYTPFQRSTNQ, via the coding sequence ATGAAAGTAATACTTGAGAAAGAAGGCAGTAGCATTTACAGAAATGTTTTTATCCACATTCCTCTGCTTTGTCTGGGAATAGTGTTGTCTTTCGCTTTATCTAGTTGTACTCAACAAAACTCTAGCTCTTCCTCTGCCAGCAATGATAAGCCGAAAGTGGTAGCAACAAGCACGATCATTGCAGACTTAACACAAGAGATAGGGGGAGACGAAATTAAGCTCACTGGAATACTTAAACCGGGTACTGACCCTCATGTCTACGAACCAGTCCCGAAAGACACACAGGTGATGGAAGAAGCCAACTTGATTTTATACAACGGCTACAACCTAGAACCCGGACTGATTAAGTTAATGAAATCTGCGGGGGGGAAAGCGCGTCAGCTACCAGTAGGCGAAGTTGTCAAGCCTTTGCAGTTGAACGAAGGTGCAAAAGGGAAAGTTCCCGATCCGCACGTTTGGGGTGATGTAAAAAATGCGATCGCAATGGTAAATGCCATTCGCGATGCTTTAATAAAGTTATCGCCACAAGACAAAGAGGAATTTACAAAAAAAGCACAGCAACTGACTGATGAATTAAAGCAATTAGATAGTTGGGTAAAGGTGCAAATTCAAACTATCCCAGCAGATAAGCGCAAACTCGTAACAACGCACGATGCATTTCAATACTATGGACGTGCTTATCAGATACCCATTGCAGGCACTTTAATTGGTATCAGCACCGAAGAACAACCCAGCGCACAAACCGTGCAAAGGCTGGTAGAAGAAATTAAAAAGATTGGCGTCCCCGCAATCTTTGCTGAAACAACAATTAACCCAGCTTTGATTCAAACTGTTGCTGAAGAAGCAAAAATCAAATTAGCACCACGCGAACTGTATTCTGATTCAATTGGTGCGCCTGGAGGTGAGGGTGATACCTACATTAAAATGATAGAGGCAAACACGCGAACTATTGTAGAAGCATTGGGGGGAAAATATACGCCGTTTCAACGTTCAACGAATCAATAA
- a CDS encoding FHA domain-containing protein, protein MQNLSTSQTTRLSLELFHVQSNTSFELLPNLAVIRIGKPNDQIAPDINVLALPNADIVSRLHAEIQVEESTYYIVDVGSSNGTFLNNVKLEPKKRYSLTLGDKIDLGHEEKVTFIFQCKRNLVFPSHSTPIRPDTVIQPEIVQPQIVENKKQPQVDRPSKLIGLVLMIAGIVIFSANTRIGFFVRIPSLLLCVAGVVFLTQRRLNRNIGWVLIGLGIAVMLFTGNIFASVNLFAILASSALLFAGYQVFNTGKILNYSLRSFRELLKK, encoded by the coding sequence ATGCAAAACCTCAGCACATCACAGACAACAAGGCTAAGTTTAGAGCTTTTTCATGTTCAAAGTAACACCTCTTTTGAGTTGCTACCAAATCTTGCTGTCATTCGCATTGGTAAGCCAAATGACCAAATTGCACCAGATATTAACGTTTTAGCTTTGCCAAATGCTGATATTGTTTCTCGTCTGCATGCAGAGATTCAGGTAGAAGAAAGCACATATTATATTGTTGATGTAGGAAGCTCTAACGGGACGTTTCTTAATAATGTCAAGCTAGAGCCAAAAAAGCGCTATTCTCTCACCTTAGGAGATAAAATCGACCTAGGTCACGAAGAGAAGGTAACTTTTATATTTCAATGTAAACGAAATTTAGTTTTTCCCTCTCATTCCACACCGATTCGTCCAGATACAGTGATTCAGCCTGAGATTGTGCAGCCTCAAATTGTTGAGAACAAGAAACAACCTCAAGTGGATCGTCCCAGCAAGCTTATCGGTTTGGTGCTGATGATAGCAGGGATTGTGATATTTTCTGCGAACACTCGAATTGGTTTTTTTGTTCGTATCCCTAGTTTGCTGTTATGTGTTGCAGGAGTTGTCTTCTTAACCCAACGACGTCTAAATCGTAATATAGGATGGGTTTTGATAGGACTGGGAATAGCAGTCATGCTGTTCACTGGCAATATCTTTGCGTCAGTGAATCTTTTTGCTATTCTTGCATCTTCTGCTTTATTATTTGCGGGATATCAAGTGTTTAATACCGGGAAAATCTTGAATTATAGTTTGCGCTCTTTTAGGGAATTATTGAAAAAATAG
- a CDS encoding metal ABC transporter ATP-binding protein, translating to MPVVETRLVQTRHDASLQDTEAIHIAHLGIHYRTQEALRDVNCTVKPGRLTGIFGPNGAGKSTLIKAMLGLVPGSGIVDYQGKPLAQQLDKVAYVPQRSQIDWTYPATVWDVVMMGRVKKTGWLRQFSAVSRQVAKSAIERVGMSQYQNRPIGELSGGQQQRVFLARALAQEAEIFCFDEPFVGIDQKTQAVIFDVFHELTAAGKIVLVVNHDLGESITHFDDLILLNRELIATGSRQQVLTEENLSRAYSGKVMFWSEAA from the coding sequence ATGCCCGTTGTAGAGACGCGCCTTGTACAGACGCGCCATGATGCGTCTCTACAAGATACAGAAGCGATTCATATCGCTCATTTGGGGATACATTACCGCACTCAAGAAGCCTTGAGGGATGTCAATTGTACTGTGAAACCAGGGCGACTGACTGGGATTTTTGGTCCCAATGGTGCAGGCAAAAGCACGCTCATTAAGGCAATGTTAGGGTTAGTTCCTGGCAGTGGTATAGTTGACTACCAAGGCAAACCCTTAGCACAACAACTTGACAAAGTTGCATACGTACCACAGCGAAGCCAAATAGATTGGACTTATCCCGCCACTGTTTGGGATGTAGTGATGATGGGAAGGGTCAAGAAAACAGGATGGTTGCGTCAGTTTTCAGCGGTGAGTCGCCAAGTGGCAAAAAGTGCAATAGAACGGGTTGGGATGAGTCAATACCAGAACCGTCCTATTGGAGAACTTTCTGGGGGACAACAGCAGCGGGTCTTTTTAGCGCGTGCTTTGGCGCAAGAAGCAGAGATTTTCTGCTTTGACGAACCGTTTGTCGGTATTGACCAAAAAACCCAAGCGGTGATTTTTGATGTTTTCCATGAACTCACCGCCGCAGGCAAAATTGTCTTAGTTGTCAACCATGACTTAGGAGAATCCATCACCCATTTTGACGATTTGATTTTATTAAATCGGGAGTTAATCGCTACTGGTTCGCGCCAACAAGTCCTCACTGAAGAAAATTTGTCCCGCGCCTATAGTGGTAAGGTGATGTTTTGGAGTGAAGCAGCATGA
- a CDS encoding bestrophin family protein yields MSRSNPINALERCKRFLSRKKNSFTGKYHLYTGEKLNWFQVTLRLEMSLIPVILPWVIFGGVYGFLISLVYHFGFPIGFSHRSGVLTNAVLTFNIGFTLLLVFRTNTANERFWEGRQLWGALVNTVRNLAQGIYVVVKEQSPKDKVKKEATIRLLVAFAIAMKLHLRAESLDAQLASLMSETQYFKLKDTQHPPLQIAFWIRDYLQHQHDRNSLNIYQLTALHNLVDDLVDILGGCERILRTPLPLIYTIKLRQLLLIFCLILPLEIVSYLTWWTGIITAFVSFTLLSIEQIGSEIEEPFGHDPNDLPLDVICNTMLRNVEELIKVAPSTDYDLQL; encoded by the coding sequence ATGAGTCGGTCAAATCCCATTAATGCACTGGAACGTTGCAAACGCTTTTTAAGCAGGAAAAAAAATTCGTTTACAGGAAAGTATCATCTCTATACAGGCGAAAAACTCAATTGGTTTCAAGTCACTTTACGACTTGAAATGTCACTTATTCCAGTCATTCTTCCCTGGGTAATATTTGGTGGTGTATACGGTTTTTTAATTTCATTAGTCTACCATTTTGGGTTTCCCATAGGATTCTCACACAGGAGTGGTGTCCTGACCAATGCCGTCTTGACTTTCAATATTGGCTTTACTTTGTTATTAGTTTTCCGGACGAATACAGCGAATGAGCGATTTTGGGAAGGTCGTCAACTATGGGGAGCTTTAGTTAATACGGTTCGTAATTTGGCTCAAGGAATTTACGTAGTAGTTAAAGAGCAGTCACCCAAAGATAAAGTAAAAAAAGAGGCAACAATCCGGCTATTAGTTGCTTTTGCGATCGCCATGAAGTTACATCTTAGGGCAGAGTCATTGGACGCGCAGTTAGCATCATTGATGTCCGAAACCCAGTATTTCAAGCTCAAAGATACTCAACATCCCCCACTACAAATTGCCTTCTGGATTAGGGATTATTTGCAGCATCAGCATGACCGTAATAGTCTAAATATCTATCAACTGACTGCCTTACATAACTTAGTGGATGATTTGGTAGATATTTTGGGTGGTTGTGAACGCATTTTAAGAACGCCACTGCCCTTGATATATACGATTAAGCTCAGGCAATTGTTATTGATTTTTTGTCTGATCTTGCCTCTTGAAATAGTTAGTTATTTAACTTGGTGGACTGGTATAATAACGGCTTTTGTGAGTTTTACCTTATTGAGTATTGAACAAATTGGCTCGGAAATTGAAGAGCCTTTTGGGCACGATCCAAATGACCTACCTTTGGATGTGATTTGCAATACAATGCTACGCAATGTTGAAGAATTAATCAAGGTTGCTCCTAGCACTGATTATGACTTGCAACTTTAA
- a CDS encoding HAD family hydrolase, which translates to MTANSPTILALDFDGVICDGLIEYFEVAWRTYCQVWLPEQETPSIDLASKFYRLRPVIETGWEMPVLVKALVEEIAEERILQEWAKIAQELLLRDNVKATEIGSKLDKIRDEWIATDLDGWLSLHKFFQGVKEKLKATATSTVKLYIITTKEGRFAQQLLKQGGVEIPREVIFGKEVKRSKHEILRELIQGTNTLPDSVWFVEDRLKTLQLVQQQPDLNEVKLFLADWGYNTPTEKVTAQNDPRIQVLSLTKFAQDFSEWEY; encoded by the coding sequence ATGACGGCAAATAGTCCTACAATTCTGGCTCTAGACTTTGATGGTGTAATCTGCGACGGATTGATTGAATATTTTGAAGTAGCATGGCGTACCTATTGTCAAGTTTGGTTGCCAGAGCAAGAAACCCCATCTATTGATTTAGCCTCTAAATTTTACCGACTCAGGCCTGTGATTGAAACAGGTTGGGAAATGCCCGTTTTAGTCAAAGCATTGGTAGAGGAAATTGCTGAAGAAAGGATTCTTCAGGAATGGGCAAAAATTGCTCAAGAACTTTTGTTAAGAGACAATGTGAAGGCGACAGAAATTGGCAGTAAACTAGACAAAATAAGGGATGAATGGATTGCCACAGATTTAGATGGTTGGCTGAGTTTACATAAGTTTTTTCAGGGTGTGAAGGAGAAACTCAAAGCAACTGCTACCAGCACAGTTAAGCTATACATTATCACTACTAAAGAAGGACGTTTTGCACAGCAGCTATTGAAACAAGGAGGGGTAGAAATACCAAGAGAAGTGATTTTTGGCAAAGAGGTAAAGCGTTCAAAACACGAAATTTTACGAGAATTAATTCAAGGAACAAATACTTTACCAGACAGCGTGTGGTTTGTAGAAGACCGACTGAAAACATTACAGCTTGTTCAACAGCAGCCAGACCTGAATGAGGTGAAACTGTTCCTTGCAGATTGGGGTTACAATACCCCAACTGAAAAAGTAACAGCCCAAAATGACCCACGGATTCAGGTATTATCACTCACTAAATTTGCTCAAGATTTTTCTGAGTGGGAATACTAA